The Chloroflexota bacterium genome includes the window TGCTTCTCGCTTCGCGTTCGCGGCGGACGTTGATGCGTTGACCCTGGTCACCTGGCGAGCGGTCATCGGCGGACTGTTCGTAGCGGCCACGGCCCTGGTCTTGAGCCGCCTGGGCCACGTCGTGACGCGGCCGCTGCGCGAGATCCCATGGCGCCATCGGGTGATGAATATGACGGCGGGCATCATCGGTGCCGCCCTGAATCTGGCCGTGCTGATTGCGATCAGCCGGATCAGCATCGCGCTGACCCTGCTGGTGTTCTACACGTACCCCGCCCTCGTGGCCCTCGTCGCAACCGCCTTCTTCGGGGAGCGGCTGGACGCGCTGCGCTGGACGGCCCTGGCGGTGAGTCTGTTCGGCCTGGCGCTCGTGGTCATCGGGGCTGGCGACGTTGGGCAGCTCGACCTGGTGGGCGTGGGGCTCGCCTTCTTCGGTGCGCTATGCCAGGTGGTGTACGCGCTTTCGGCGCAGCGCGGTTTCCCATCGGTCCCGGCGCCGCAGGCGGGTGGAATTACCTTCGCGGTGGCCGCCCTCGCCTACGTCGTGTTCGCCGGACTGACCGGCCAACTGGGGGTCATGGACGCCCCGCTTGCCTCGAGTGCCGCTCTGCTGCCGGTGCTCTTTGCGGGCGTGGTGGGGGCCGGCATCCCGACCATGGCTTGGATCATGGGCATCCGGATCCTGGGCGCGCCGCGTGCGGCGATCATCTCGACCCTCGAGCCGGTGGTCGGAGTCGCCCTGGCCGCGCTGGTGCTGGCCGAGATCCCGACCCCGCTCCAGGTGGTCGGCGGGGCCTGCATCATCGGGGCCGCCATCGTGGTCCAACGCCGACCCGGTGTCAGACCTGCTGAGCACGAAGCCGTGGCGGATGGCTCTATCCTGCCCTCGTGACGGTCGGACGGAACCTTCAGGACCATTGGTCTATGGTCGCCGGTGTACACAAGACCCACCCTAACCACCTCGTGACCGATAAGAGCCGCCGCCTCGTCTGGCTGACCCTCGTCTGCCTCGCGCTGGCCGCCTGCACCCCGGGCGCGGCAGGCGCGCCTGGATCGAGCGGGACTTCCACTCCGACCGCCGTCGCCACCCCGGAGCCGACGCCTGAGCCTACGCCAACCCCAGCCAT containing:
- a CDS encoding DMT family transporter translates to MSADPPRSNGVGAGLVVLAAVCFATLGPASRFAFAADVDALTLVTWRAVIGGLFVAATALVLSRLGHVVTRPLREIPWRHRVMNMTAGIIGAALNLAVLIAISRISIALTLLVFYTYPALVALVATAFFGERLDALRWTALAVSLFGLALVVIGAGDVGQLDLVGVGLAFFGALCQVVYALSAQRGFPSVPAPQAGGITFAVAALAYVVFAGLTGQLGVMDAPLASSAALLPVLFAGVVGAGIPTMAWIMGIRILGAPRAAIISTLEPVVGVALAALVLAEIPTPLQVVGGACIIGAAIVVQRRPGVRPAEHEAVADGSILPS